A single window of Maylandia zebra isolate NMK-2024a linkage group LG2, Mzebra_GT3a, whole genome shotgun sequence DNA harbors:
- the ndufc1 gene encoding NADH dehydrogenase [ubiquinone] 1 subunit C1, mitochondrial: MTFNRLLSRAVFVSRAGCRSAFTSSKPDMTNPNWFRVGLAFGTSAFLWGLLFKQHSTDTHEYKVRNGLE; this comes from the exons ATGACTTTCAACCGGTTGCTGTCCAGGGCTGTTTTCGTCAGCAGAG CTGGCTGCAGGTCTGCTTTCACAAGCTCCAAGCCTGATATGACCAACCCCAACTGGTTCAGAGTGGGTCTTGCTTTTGGAACATCTGCTTTCCTATGGGGCTTG CTCTTcaaacagcacagcacagaCACTCATGAGTACAAAGTGAGGAATGGCCTGGAATAA